One window of Candidatus Omnitrophota bacterium genomic DNA carries:
- a CDS encoding vitamin B12 dependent-methionine synthase activation domain-containing protein codes for MGDYNRNTMKKVPAIDWKWVKEELFRQERIRGSKEISAHAGECLDKAKALARPRVISLERKIISLSPGSFTIDGPITFKSPRVSSHIAGAVRLYIFLATIGPDLERQAGAWMSGGEELRGYMLDRTGSIAVESLAEDTERALRSGRAGQGESVSMRFSPGYCDWPLEEQRTMDTALDFSKAGVSLTGAYMMVPRKSVSAVMAIGPGGLFKEDLSPCAVCGKGDCDYRRGLT; via the coding sequence ATGGGAGATTATAATAGGAACACTATGAAGAAGGTCCCGGCGATCGATTGGAAGTGGGTGAAAGAGGAATTATTCCGGCAGGAGCGGATAAGGGGCTCCAAAGAGATAAGCGCGCATGCGGGTGAGTGCCTTGATAAGGCGAAGGCGCTGGCCAGGCCGCGCGTCATATCCCTGGAGAGAAAGATCATCTCGCTCTCTCCGGGATCGTTCACGATAGACGGCCCTATCACATTCAAAAGCCCCAGGGTCTCCTCGCATATCGCGGGGGCCGTCCGGCTCTATATCTTCCTGGCGACGATCGGTCCGGACCTTGAGCGGCAGGCAGGCGCATGGATGTCCGGAGGAGAGGAGCTGCGCGGGTATATGCTCGACAGGACCGGCTCGATAGCGGTCGAATCGCTCGCCGAAGATACGGAAAGAGCGCTCAGGTCCGGCCGCGCCGGGCAGGGCGAAAGCGTCTCGATGCGTTTCTCACCCGGCTATTGCGATTGGCCCCTGGAGGAGCAGCGCACGATGGATACGGCCCTCGATTTCTCGAAGGCGGGCGTCAGTTTGACCGGAGCATATATGATGGTGCCGCGGAAATCTGTGTCGGCCGTAATGGCCATAGGTCCCGGGGGGTTATTTAAAGAAGATCTATCGCCTTGCGCGGTCTGCGGAAAAGGAGATTGCGATTACCGGAGGGGACTTACCTGA